A single region of the Thermoanaerobaculia bacterium genome encodes:
- a CDS encoding fasciclin domain-containing protein produces TVTIADVNQSNGVIHVVDSVLLPN; encoded by the coding sequence CGACCGTGACGATCGCCGACGTCAACCAGTCGAACGGCGTCATCCACGTCGTCGACAGCGTCCTGCTGCCGAACTGA
- a CDS encoding dihydrofolate reductase family protein yields MGLLTFATNVTLDGCVDHREGIADDQTHAFFARLMDESGAMLWGRVTYEMMESYWPAVARGAEEAPPALREWAVKLEAKPKYVVSSTRRDFPWTNSHSIGGDLRAGVEKLKDATPAGVLLGSGKLATALDRLDLIDEYRFLVHPRIAGHGPTLYQSGLPATRQLELVSARPLRNGVVAMHYRRAR; encoded by the coding sequence ATGGGACTCCTGACCTTCGCCACCAACGTCACGCTGGACGGATGTGTCGACCACCGCGAGGGGATCGCCGACGACCAGACACACGCCTTCTTCGCTCGCCTCATGGACGAGAGCGGGGCGATGCTGTGGGGCCGCGTCACCTACGAGATGATGGAGAGCTACTGGCCGGCCGTCGCTCGCGGGGCAGAGGAGGCGCCGCCCGCCTTGCGCGAGTGGGCGGTGAAGCTCGAGGCCAAGCCGAAGTACGTGGTGTCGTCGACGCGCAGGGACTTCCCGTGGACCAACAGCCACTCCATCGGCGGCGATCTGCGCGCGGGCGTGGAGAAGCTCAAGGACGCGACCCCGGCCGGCGTGCTCCTCGGCAGCGGCAAGCTCGCGACCGCGCTGGACCGGCTGGATCTGATCGACGAGTACAGGTTCCTCGTCCACCCCAGGATCGCCGGCCACGGCCCGACCCTGTACCAGAGCGGGCTGCCGGCGACGCGTCAGCTCGAGTTGGTCTCGGCGAGGCCGCTCCGCAACGGCGTGGTGGCGATGCACTACCGCCGCGCCCGCTGA
- a CDS encoding DNA alkylation repair protein encodes MPPRRSPDRRPHREAAKPQRAAPAALPPDLPSALAALEARATPATLAGMARYALPSTGALGVAVGDIQRVAKLLGQHHALAAELWQSGIFEARMLAAYVDEPGKVTVAQMDRWARDFDNWGICDTVCFVLFDRTPHAWARVEAWSGRKEEYVRRAAFALLWGLTRHDRDAPDELFLHGLELIAAAATDERPYVQKAVNMALRATGKRNPALRRAAVAVALRLAAATDPGPRWVGKDALRELQPTARKPTPKRTDR; translated from the coding sequence ATGCCGCCCCGCAGGTCCCCCGACCGCCGGCCGCACCGCGAGGCTGCCAAGCCACAGCGCGCAGCGCCCGCCGCGCTCCCGCCCGACCTGCCGTCGGCGCTCGCCGCACTCGAGGCCCGGGCCACTCCCGCGACGCTCGCCGGCATGGCGCGCTACGCCCTGCCGTCGACCGGGGCACTGGGCGTCGCCGTGGGCGACATCCAGCGCGTCGCGAAGCTCCTGGGGCAGCATCACGCTCTCGCCGCCGAGCTCTGGCAGAGCGGCATCTTCGAGGCGCGGATGCTCGCGGCCTACGTGGACGAACCCGGGAAGGTCACCGTCGCGCAGATGGACCGCTGGGCGCGCGACTTCGACAACTGGGGGATCTGCGACACGGTCTGCTTCGTGCTCTTCGACCGCACGCCGCACGCCTGGGCGCGAGTGGAAGCGTGGAGCGGCCGCAAGGAGGAGTACGTGCGCCGCGCTGCCTTCGCCCTCCTCTGGGGGCTCACGCGCCACGACCGCGATGCCCCCGACGAGCTCTTCCTGCACGGCCTCGAGCTCATCGCGGCCGCTGCGACGGACGAGCGTCCCTACGTCCAGAAGGCGGTGAACATGGCGCTCCGCGCCACCGGCAAGCGCAATCCGGCGCTACGGCGGGCGGCAGTCGCGGTCGCCCTCCGGCTCGCCGCGGCCACTGACCCCGGCCCGCGCTGGGTGGGCAAGGACGCCCTGCGCGAGCTCCAACCGACCGCTCGCAAACCCACTCCGAAGAGGACCGACAGATGA
- a CDS encoding SRPBCC family protein, with amino-acid sequence MKRVGKLEITTPSDREIVMARTFAAPSSLVWEAYTRPEHLQRWLGVHNGWTFPVCEMDLSVGGSYRWVWRSPTGYEMGMGGVYREIVPGLRIVATEKFDNPWHEGEAVDTVEFREQGGVTTLTMTVLYDTREIRDAVLKSPMENGVAAGFDTLEALLPTIAAA; translated from the coding sequence ATGAAGAGAGTCGGCAAACTCGAGATCACCACGCCTTCCGACCGCGAGATCGTCATGGCCCGAACCTTCGCGGCCCCGAGCTCCCTCGTCTGGGAGGCCTACACACGGCCCGAGCACCTGCAGCGCTGGCTCGGAGTGCACAACGGCTGGACCTTTCCGGTCTGCGAGATGGATCTCTCGGTGGGCGGCAGCTATCGCTGGGTCTGGCGGTCGCCCACCGGTTACGAGATGGGCATGGGCGGGGTCTACCGCGAGATCGTCCCCGGGCTGCGCATCGTCGCCACCGAGAAGTTCGACAACCCCTGGCACGAGGGTGAGGCTGTCGATACGGTCGAGTTCCGGGAACAGGGTGGAGTGACGACGCTGACGATGACGGTGCTCTACGACACCCGGGAGATCCGCGACGCTGTACTGAAGAGTCCGATGGAGAACGGCGTGGCAGCGGGCTTCGACACCCTGGAGGCGCTTCTGCCGACGATCGCGGCGGCCTGA
- a CDS encoding winged helix-turn-helix transcriptional regulator, whose protein sequence is MQLSGYAIPTSDRLDATFAALADPTRRAILARLASGEASVAELAAPFAMSQPAISKHIKVLERAGLVSRGIDAQRRPSRLEAQPLAEANAWLERYREYWEASFQQLDSLLDELKVRDRKRKRTKAKGEKR, encoded by the coding sequence ATGCAACTGTCTGGTTATGCGATCCCAACCTCCGACCGCCTCGACGCGACCTTCGCGGCGCTCGCCGATCCCACGCGGCGCGCGATCCTCGCCCGCCTCGCCAGCGGCGAGGCCTCGGTCGCCGAGCTCGCCGCGCCGTTCGCCATGAGTCAGCCGGCGATCTCGAAACACATCAAGGTCCTCGAACGTGCCGGCCTGGTGTCGCGCGGTATCGACGCCCAGCGCCGCCCCTCGCGCCTCGAAGCGCAGCCCCTCGCCGAAGCGAACGCGTGGCTCGAGCGCTACCGCGAGTACTGGGAGGCCTCTTTTCAGCAACTGGACAGCCTGCTCGACGAGCTGAAGGTCCGCGACCGCAAGCGCAAACGCACGAAGGCCAAAGGAGAGAAGCGATGA
- a CDS encoding carbohydrate binding family 9 domain-containing protein, producing the protein MDLLRFAATGRRSAFALLFVLLLQPCLGAHAAMGPEIRIARVATPIVVDGDLGDLAWQGAEPITDWLETNPGDNIPPKVRSVAWLAYDDDFLYAAFEFDEPDPKTIRAPLGDRDALRSYTDYGGVILDSQNDGHTAQLFLANARGIQYDALSNDATGEDDSPDYFWDSAARITANGWVLEIRIPFSSLRYTDPDPAQWGILLYRNRPRDFRYQMFTSRLPRDSSCFICNSRPLVGLAGLSVGSHYVVAPYVAANQAAAPRDGLGSPLATDDAEFDGGVDAKWIPNPSTAIDATVNPDFSQIESDAGQITANERFALFFPEKRPFFLEGVNLLQTPIQAVYTRTFTSPRFGLRATGGSESTKYTALVGQDRGGGSVILPGPEGSGFADQDFASYVAVTRGRHDFAKAFVSFLYTGRENESGDGGGFNHVAGPDFEWRPTPQDTVTGQLLYSWTQTPNRPELATEWDGRELEGHGAKLWAQHATETWDLFGQYEDFSDDFRADNGFVPQVGYRMLYVESGRTWRPLEKKVSRVRLFGIANRAETQGGELLSQEFVPGVGMDATWNSFVRIEFAFDEVVNQGVAFDRFQFRPQLEVRPGKVVQQVTLQAVYGDDVDFANNRPGEGWRATLSANLQPTDHLALGLSAARRILDVDSVEQGNVIAGRLFTADLARLRAVYTFNARSWLRLIGEWAETERNPALYTFDVRPTSGDFSGSAVFAYKLNWQTVFFLGVGDERTQDPSGDLQPLGRQAFFKISYAFQH; encoded by the coding sequence ATGGACCTCTTGCGCTTCGCGGCCACTGGGCGCCGGTCCGCATTCGCGCTTCTTTTCGTGCTCCTCCTGCAGCCCTGCCTCGGCGCCCATGCCGCGATGGGTCCGGAGATTCGCATCGCCCGCGTCGCGACCCCGATCGTCGTCGACGGCGACCTCGGGGACCTGGCCTGGCAGGGCGCCGAGCCGATCACGGACTGGCTCGAGACCAACCCGGGCGACAACATTCCGCCGAAAGTCCGGAGCGTCGCCTGGCTCGCCTACGACGACGACTTCCTCTACGCCGCGTTCGAGTTCGACGAGCCCGACCCGAAGACGATCCGGGCGCCGCTCGGCGATCGCGACGCCTTGCGCTCGTACACCGATTACGGCGGCGTGATCCTCGATTCGCAGAACGATGGCCACACGGCGCAGCTCTTCCTCGCCAACGCCCGCGGCATCCAGTACGACGCGCTCTCGAACGACGCCACCGGCGAAGACGACTCTCCCGACTACTTCTGGGACAGCGCCGCGAGGATCACCGCCAACGGCTGGGTGCTCGAGATCCGCATTCCCTTCTCCTCCCTGCGCTACACCGATCCGGACCCGGCGCAGTGGGGGATCCTGCTCTACCGCAACCGGCCGCGCGACTTCCGCTACCAGATGTTCACCTCACGCCTGCCGCGCGACTCGAGTTGCTTCATCTGCAACTCGCGGCCGCTCGTCGGCCTCGCCGGACTCTCGGTCGGCTCGCACTACGTCGTGGCCCCCTACGTCGCGGCGAATCAGGCGGCCGCGCCGCGCGACGGTCTCGGCAGCCCTCTCGCGACCGACGACGCGGAGTTCGACGGTGGCGTCGACGCCAAGTGGATTCCGAATCCCTCGACCGCGATCGACGCGACGGTGAACCCCGACTTCTCGCAGATCGAATCGGACGCCGGCCAGATCACGGCGAACGAGCGCTTCGCACTCTTCTTTCCCGAGAAGCGGCCGTTCTTTCTCGAGGGGGTGAATCTCCTCCAGACACCGATCCAGGCGGTCTACACCCGCACCTTCACCTCGCCACGCTTCGGACTGCGGGCGACCGGCGGCAGCGAGTCGACCAAGTACACGGCCCTCGTTGGCCAGGACCGCGGCGGCGGTTCGGTGATCCTCCCCGGCCCCGAAGGCTCGGGGTTCGCCGATCAGGACTTCGCCTCGTACGTCGCAGTGACCCGCGGGCGCCATGATTTCGCCAAAGCGTTCGTGAGCTTTCTCTACACCGGCCGCGAGAACGAGAGTGGCGACGGCGGTGGCTTCAATCATGTGGCGGGCCCGGACTTCGAATGGCGGCCGACGCCGCAGGACACCGTGACCGGGCAGCTCCTCTACTCCTGGACCCAGACGCCGAACCGGCCCGAGCTCGCGACCGAGTGGGACGGCCGCGAGCTCGAGGGCCACGGCGCCAAGCTCTGGGCGCAGCACGCCACCGAGACCTGGGACCTCTTCGGCCAGTACGAGGACTTCTCCGACGATTTCCGTGCCGACAACGGCTTCGTGCCGCAGGTGGGCTACCGGATGCTCTACGTCGAATCGGGGCGCACCTGGCGTCCGTTGGAGAAGAAGGTGTCGCGCGTCCGGCTCTTCGGCATCGCCAATCGCGCCGAGACCCAGGGGGGAGAGCTCCTGTCGCAGGAGTTCGTGCCCGGCGTCGGGATGGATGCGACGTGGAACTCCTTCGTCCGCATCGAGTTCGCCTTCGACGAGGTGGTGAACCAGGGGGTCGCCTTCGACCGCTTCCAGTTCCGTCCCCAGCTCGAGGTCCGCCCCGGCAAGGTCGTGCAGCAGGTGACGCTGCAGGCGGTCTACGGCGACGACGTCGACTTCGCCAACAATCGCCCGGGCGAGGGCTGGCGCGCCACCCTCAGCGCCAACCTGCAGCCGACCGACCACCTCGCTCTGGGCCTCTCGGCGGCCCGCCGCATCCTCGATGTCGACTCCGTCGAGCAGGGCAACGTGATCGCCGGGCGCCTCTTCACCGCCGACCTCGCGCGCCTGCGCGCGGTCTACACCTTCAACGCCAGGAGCTGGCTGCGGCTCATCGGCGAATGGGCGGAGACCGAGCGCAACCCGGCGCTCTACACCTTCGACGTCCGGCCGACGAGCGGCGATTTCTCGGGCTCGGCGGTCTTCGCCTACAAGCTCAACTGGCAGACCGTCTTCTTCCTCGGCGTCGGCGACGAGCGCACCCAGGACCCGAGCGGCGACCTCCAGCCCCTCGGCCGCCAGGCCTTCTTCAAGATCTCCTACGCCTTCCAGCACTGA
- a CDS encoding mechanosensitive ion channel family protein: MASIAGRQQIFQTRLRVALALVALLGSGAAQSNAGSPPAAPVPIVEPAPEPVAPAIPGNLGGGFGLDRIESLQVPFLGNPLWQYLAVLAWVALAFLLSRLVDHLLRGQLRRLALQSATPVDDIVLELSRRPLRIVVFVLILQVGLKVFSWPDWAVAYVSMALKGVVGLSIAYLALKLVDVALEIWQLRLRTADDGEVGMQLLPVVRKSLRFFVVIVAALVTMQNVGMDVTGLLASLSIGGLALGLAAQDTLSNLFGAVALHADRPFRVGDRVQLDAIDGTVEAIGLRSTRIRNLDGFLVTVPNRTMANASLTNVSHRPSIKTEMNIGVTYETSAEEVERAMQIIEEIYRPHPKTADLIVSFNKFESSSLNILVVHWWDSTDVREYLAQFQKLNLELKRVFDLEGIQFAFPTQTVHFKRDLR; encoded by the coding sequence ATGGCGTCGATCGCAGGCCGGCAGCAGATTTTTCAGACTCGTCTCCGCGTTGCGCTCGCCCTGGTCGCGCTGCTGGGTTCGGGCGCCGCACAGTCGAACGCCGGCTCGCCGCCGGCGGCGCCGGTGCCCATCGTCGAGCCAGCCCCGGAACCGGTCGCCCCTGCGATCCCGGGAAACCTGGGGGGAGGCTTCGGCCTCGATCGGATCGAGAGCCTGCAAGTGCCCTTTCTGGGCAATCCCCTCTGGCAGTATCTCGCCGTCCTCGCCTGGGTCGCGCTGGCGTTTCTTCTCTCGAGACTCGTGGACCACCTCCTCCGCGGCCAGCTGCGTAGGCTCGCCCTGCAGAGCGCCACGCCGGTCGATGACATCGTCCTCGAGCTCTCACGCCGACCCTTGAGGATCGTGGTGTTCGTGTTGATCCTGCAGGTGGGCCTGAAGGTCTTCTCCTGGCCCGACTGGGCGGTCGCCTACGTCTCGATGGCGCTCAAAGGGGTTGTCGGGCTCTCCATTGCCTACCTGGCTCTCAAGCTCGTCGACGTTGCGCTCGAGATCTGGCAACTCCGCCTCCGGACCGCCGATGACGGTGAGGTCGGCATGCAGCTCCTGCCCGTCGTGCGCAAGAGCCTCAGGTTCTTCGTTGTCATCGTCGCTGCGCTCGTCACGATGCAGAACGTGGGGATGGACGTCACCGGCCTGCTCGCGTCGCTGTCCATCGGCGGACTTGCGCTCGGTCTGGCCGCGCAGGACACGCTCTCGAACCTCTTCGGCGCCGTAGCGCTCCACGCCGATCGGCCATTTCGGGTCGGCGACCGGGTCCAGCTCGATGCGATCGATGGAACGGTAGAGGCGATCGGCCTGCGCAGCACGCGTATCCGCAATCTCGACGGCTTCCTGGTGACCGTACCGAACCGGACGATGGCGAACGCCAGTCTCACGAACGTCAGCCACCGCCCGAGCATCAAGACCGAGATGAACATCGGCGTCACCTACGAGACATCGGCCGAGGAGGTCGAGCGCGCGATGCAGATCATCGAGGAGATCTACCGTCCGCATCCGAAGACCGCGGATCTCATCGTCAGCTTCAACAAGTTCGAGAGCTCTTCCCTGAACATCCTGGTGGTTCATTGGTGGGACTCGACGGATGTCCGGGAGTATCTCGCCCAGTTCCAGAAGCTCAATCTCGAGTTGAAGCGCGTCTTCGACCTCGAGGGCATACAGTTCGCCTTCCCGACGCAGACGGTGCACTTCAAGAGGGACCTGCGATGA
- a CDS encoding glycosyltransferase — MDSLSTLPRIAMVSTHGYVAAHPPLGAADTGGQVVYVLELSKKLAQLGYEVDIWTRRFEDQPEIDLVTERVRVVRVPCGGRSFIPKEYLHEKLPEWGENALRFIQRHGLKYEFIDSHYWDAGLAGQHLSEVLGTPHLHTPHSLGIWKRRQMENDYPGDIERFERQYNFAQRIHFERLLYGSANMVIATTPPQLELLSKDYDVLPEKCRMIPPGYDDNRFFPVGESSARALRQKLGFEGPVVMAIGRLARNKGYDLLIRAFQLVAERDPDVTLYLAVGGERLSSQEESIRAELAQLVAELGLETRVRFGTFIPDDELADCFRAADVFVLSSRYEPFGMTAIEAMACGTPTVVTVHGGLYRALTFGRHALYADPFDREDLGMMIHKILSHPRLRERLARMGAHKARSLFTWTGIAQQLVALVERRATENFALTDTEWDEPWNDAD; from the coding sequence ATGGACAGTCTCTCGACGTTGCCGCGAATCGCGATGGTCTCGACCCATGGCTATGTGGCGGCACACCCGCCGCTGGGGGCGGCGGACACGGGAGGCCAAGTGGTCTACGTGCTCGAGCTCTCGAAGAAGCTCGCGCAACTGGGATACGAGGTCGATATCTGGACGCGGCGATTCGAGGACCAACCCGAGATCGACCTCGTCACGGAGCGGGTACGGGTCGTCCGTGTGCCGTGCGGCGGACGGAGCTTCATTCCCAAGGAGTACCTGCACGAGAAGCTTCCGGAATGGGGCGAGAACGCCCTGCGCTTCATCCAGAGACACGGGCTCAAGTACGAGTTCATCGACAGCCACTACTGGGACGCCGGCCTTGCCGGGCAGCATCTGAGCGAGGTGCTCGGCACGCCGCACCTGCACACGCCGCACTCCTTGGGAATCTGGAAGCGCCGGCAAATGGAGAACGACTACCCCGGCGACATCGAGAGGTTCGAGCGCCAGTACAATTTTGCTCAGCGGATCCATTTCGAGCGCCTGCTCTACGGCTCGGCGAACATGGTGATCGCCACGACGCCGCCGCAGCTCGAGCTGCTCTCCAAGGACTATGACGTCCTGCCGGAGAAGTGCCGCATGATTCCTCCCGGCTACGACGACAACCGTTTCTTTCCGGTCGGCGAGTCCTCCGCCCGCGCGCTACGGCAAAAGCTCGGATTCGAGGGCCCGGTCGTGATGGCGATCGGGCGGCTGGCGCGCAACAAGGGCTACGACCTGCTCATCCGGGCTTTCCAATTGGTCGCGGAGCGCGATCCGGATGTCACCCTCTACCTCGCCGTGGGGGGAGAGCGATTGTCTTCGCAGGAGGAGTCGATCCGGGCCGAGCTCGCGCAACTGGTCGCCGAGCTCGGCCTGGAGACGCGCGTGCGTTTCGGCACCTTCATACCGGACGACGAGCTCGCCGACTGTTTTCGCGCGGCCGACGTCTTCGTGCTCTCCAGCCGCTACGAGCCGTTCGGCATGACGGCGATCGAGGCCATGGCGTGCGGCACCCCGACCGTGGTGACGGTTCACGGCGGGCTCTACCGCGCGCTGACTTTCGGACGCCACGCGCTCTACGCCGATCCGTTCGATCGCGAGGACCTCGGCATGATGATCCACAAGATCCTCAGCCATCCGCGCTTGCGGGAGCGCCTCGCCAGGATGGGGGCGCACAAGGCGCGGAGTCTGTTTACCTGGACAGGAATCGCGCAGCAACTGGTCGCCCTGGTGGAGCGCCGAGCCACGGAGAACTTCGCCTTGACCGACACCGAATGGGACGAGCCCTGGAATGATGCCGATTAG
- a CDS encoding HAD-IIB family hydrolase has product MMPIRLFAADLDGTLVGNPEAARRFKSAWSEPREGGRPLLCYNSGRLVDDILKLLESEPLPVPDYIVGGVGTQLYDVARAQAVVEFDEQYRQGWDLERIEQILAAFPGVTRQPPEFLHPYKSSWYLDQASAEALDSLRARLAASGLKVSLVYSSSRDLDILPAETSKGHALAWLCRRLGVPATEVLVAGDTGNDSSMFLLAGVRGIVVENAQPELHEAVVHLPTYGAQRTFADGVLEGLAHFGVIGAVPAFGGSAAPAGDLDPTLRRLFSAEALSSLRGDERELIAEGYRHALLALRKCITPIGFSACSPADNEVTGTDNNYRAVWARDGAIAIVGTLDLEDMDIRAAQLATFRTLLGNLAENGQVPANVNLDSGVADYSGVGGICAIDGALWLVLAFYQYVRKREAWDCLAEYAPALERVMNWLLGLDSNNDGLLEIPEAGDWTDLFGRSYHILYDEVLWYRAAVSYGRLLEHQGRLEEAAAWLRRAQSIRAKILAAFWPTTKPRDPSARVSFADQQFAVGDSSYLLAEITPFAFNWRCDVLGNIQAFLGNVLDVDRARTAFRFMWGVGVNEPLPVVNLYPPVQAGDPDWRAYYTVNLLNLPGHYHNGGIWPFIGGMWVRFIHRLGLRDVACRELFKLAQANRLGRSHDWEFNEWLHSRTGRPMGKAFQAWSATSYIHACHELQMSPESLADE; this is encoded by the coding sequence ATGATGCCGATTAGGCTCTTCGCCGCCGATCTGGACGGAACCCTGGTGGGCAACCCGGAAGCCGCGCGCCGGTTCAAGTCCGCCTGGAGCGAGCCTCGCGAGGGGGGACGCCCGCTGCTCTGCTACAACTCGGGCCGGCTCGTGGACGACATACTCAAGTTGCTCGAGTCGGAGCCCCTTCCAGTGCCGGACTACATCGTCGGCGGCGTCGGCACGCAGCTCTACGATGTCGCGCGCGCCCAGGCCGTCGTTGAGTTCGACGAGCAGTATCGACAGGGCTGGGACCTCGAGCGCATCGAGCAGATTCTCGCCGCCTTCCCCGGAGTCACACGGCAGCCGCCCGAATTTCTCCATCCCTACAAGTCGAGCTGGTACCTGGATCAGGCCTCTGCCGAGGCTTTGGACTCCCTCCGCGCAAGGCTGGCGGCCTCGGGCCTCAAGGTCTCGCTCGTCTATTCGAGCTCGCGCGACCTCGACATCCTGCCTGCCGAGACCAGCAAAGGCCACGCACTCGCGTGGCTCTGTCGGCGGTTGGGTGTTCCTGCGACCGAGGTTCTGGTGGCCGGCGACACCGGCAACGACAGCAGCATGTTCCTGCTCGCCGGAGTCCGTGGGATCGTCGTCGAGAACGCCCAGCCGGAGCTCCACGAGGCTGTCGTGCACCTGCCCACCTACGGCGCGCAACGTACCTTCGCCGATGGAGTTCTCGAGGGTCTCGCACACTTCGGAGTGATAGGTGCGGTCCCCGCGTTTGGCGGCTCGGCAGCTCCGGCCGGGGATCTGGATCCGACGCTGCGCCGGCTCTTCAGCGCGGAGGCATTGAGCTCGCTGCGCGGCGACGAGCGCGAGCTCATCGCCGAAGGCTATCGCCACGCGCTCCTCGCTCTGCGAAAGTGCATCACGCCGATCGGCTTCTCCGCCTGCTCTCCCGCCGACAACGAGGTGACCGGAACGGACAACAACTACCGCGCGGTCTGGGCGCGCGACGGTGCGATCGCCATCGTCGGAACTCTCGATCTCGAGGACATGGACATCCGCGCCGCCCAGCTGGCGACCTTTCGAACGCTGCTCGGCAATCTCGCGGAGAACGGCCAGGTGCCGGCGAACGTCAACCTCGACAGCGGCGTGGCGGATTACAGCGGCGTGGGTGGAATCTGCGCCATCGACGGCGCTCTCTGGCTGGTGCTCGCCTTCTACCAGTATGTGCGCAAGCGCGAAGCCTGGGATTGTCTCGCCGAGTACGCGCCGGCGCTCGAGCGGGTGATGAACTGGCTTCTCGGGCTCGACAGCAACAACGACGGCCTGCTGGAGATTCCGGAAGCCGGCGACTGGACCGATCTGTTCGGGCGCAGCTATCACATCCTCTACGACGAGGTGCTCTGGTACCGCGCTGCGGTCTCCTATGGCCGACTCCTCGAACATCAGGGGAGGCTCGAGGAGGCCGCCGCCTGGCTGCGCCGCGCGCAGAGCATTCGCGCCAAGATTCTCGCGGCCTTCTGGCCGACGACGAAGCCACGCGACCCCTCCGCGCGAGTCAGTTTCGCCGATCAGCAGTTCGCGGTGGGGGATTCGAGCTATCTGCTCGCCGAGATCACGCCGTTCGCCTTCAACTGGCGCTGCGACGTGCTGGGGAACATCCAGGCCTTCCTGGGCAATGTGCTCGACGTCGACCGGGCGCGCACGGCGTTCCGGTTCATGTGGGGAGTGGGCGTCAACGAGCCCTTGCCGGTCGTCAACCTCTACCCGCCGGTCCAGGCCGGCGATCCGGACTGGCGCGCCTATTACACGGTGAATCTGCTCAATCTGCCGGGCCACTACCACAACGGCGGCATCTGGCCGTTCATCGGCGGCATGTGGGTACGCTTCATTCATCGCCTCGGTCTGCGCGATGTCGCCTGTCGCGAGCTCTTCAAGCTCGCGCAGGCGAATCGCCTCGGCAGGAGCCATGATTGGGAATTCAACGAGTGGCTTCACAGTCGAACGGGTCGCCCGATGGGCAAGGCGTTCCAGGCCTGGTCCGCCACTTCGTATATTCACGCCTGTCACGAGCTGCAGATGAGTCCGGAGAGCCTCGCCGATGAGTGA
- a CDS encoding carbohydrate kinase encodes MSECGQASVLCFGEILWDSLPHGLFPGGAPLNVAYHLRKFGLRPVLVTAVGRDRLGEEMLRRLEAWNIDATGVALDPDWPTGLSRVTLNGGSPGFEIARDAAWDRIQLSPEVREVASGCAAVVFGSLAQRTEHNRLQLAALLALCPTALRVFDVNLRPPFEDAQIVWNLARRADLVKLSDQELASLLGESLTPADFAAATRRFALRADVRQVCLTAGALGAGLYLDGRWIWRSSRPAPVRDSVGAGDAFLAAFLFGRLREAEPPERTLRRACRLARFIVTQDGATPAYRLDSEGNVVS; translated from the coding sequence ATGAGTGAGTGCGGGCAGGCGTCCGTCCTGTGTTTCGGCGAGATCCTCTGGGACTCCCTGCCGCACGGTCTCTTTCCCGGAGGGGCGCCGCTGAACGTCGCCTACCATCTGCGCAAGTTCGGCCTGCGACCGGTCCTGGTGACGGCGGTGGGACGTGATCGACTGGGCGAGGAGATGCTGCGGCGTCTCGAGGCGTGGAACATCGACGCCACCGGGGTGGCGCTCGACCCGGACTGGCCTACGGGCCTGAGCCGGGTGACGCTCAACGGCGGCAGCCCCGGCTTCGAGATCGCTCGCGACGCCGCCTGGGATCGGATCCAGCTTTCACCTGAGGTTCGTGAGGTCGCGAGCGGCTGCGCTGCGGTGGTCTTCGGCTCGCTCGCGCAGCGAACGGAGCACAACCGCCTGCAGCTTGCAGCGCTGCTCGCTCTGTGCCCGACGGCGCTCCGGGTCTTCGACGTCAACCTGCGCCCGCCTTTCGAAGACGCCCAGATCGTCTGGAACCTGGCCCGGCGGGCCGACCTCGTCAAGCTGAGCGATCAGGAGCTCGCGTCGCTCCTCGGAGAGTCCCTCACCCCAGCCGATTTCGCAGCAGCTACTCGCCGTTTCGCTCTCCGAGCCGATGTCAGGCAGGTTTGCCTCACCGCAGGGGCGCTCGGCGCGGGCCTGTACCTCGACGGGCGGTGGATCTGGCGATCGAGCCGGCCCGCGCCGGTCCGCGACAGCGTCGGGGCCGGGGACGCCTTTCTCGCCGCCTTTCTCTTCGGTCGGCTGCGCGAAGCCGAGCCGCCCGAGAGGACGCTGCGGCGCGCCTGCCGGCTCGCCCGATTCATCGTCACGCAGGACGGCGCGACGCCGGCCTACCGGCTCGACAGCGAGGGCAACGTCGTCTCTTGA